In Debaryomyces hansenii CBS767 chromosome B complete sequence, one genomic interval encodes:
- a CDS encoding DEHA2B12188p (highly similar to uniprot|P23641 Saccharomyces cerevisiae YJR077C MIR1 Mitochondrial phosphate carrier imports inorganic phosphate into mitochondria), whose translation MATLQSQTLPTYTVGDYASFALAGAIGCGVTHGAMTPIDVIKTRIQLEPTVYNKGLLGSLKKIVGAEGAGALLTGLGPTVLGYSLQGCFKFGGYELFKKNFTELVGVDTAKKYKNSVYMGSAALAEFFADIALCPLEATRIRLVSQPNFANGLIGGFSRILKEEGVGSFYNGFTPILFKQIPYNIAKFLVFERASDAIFGAVGTPKNQLSETKLTLINLSAGIIAGCAAAFVSQPADTLLSKVNKTKKAPGQSTIGLLGQLAKQLGVVGSFAGLPTRLVMVGTLTSLQFTIYGHIKKMLDCPKAVEL comes from the coding sequence ATGGCTACTCTTCAAAGTCAAACTTTACCAACATATACCGTCGGTGATTACGCTTCATTTGCCTTAGCTGGTGCTATTGGTTGTGGTGTTACTCACGGTGCCATGACCCCAATTGATGTTATCAAGACCAGAATTCAATTAGAACCAACAGTATACAACAAGGGTTTGCTCGgttcattgaaaaagattgTCGGTGCTGAAGGTGCTGGTGCTTTATTAACCGGTTTAGGTCCAACTGTGTTGGGTTACTCTTTACAAGGTTGTTTCAAATTCGGTGGTTAcgaattattcaagaagaacTTCACTGAACTTGTCGGTGTCGATACCGCCAAGAAATACAAGAACTCCGTCTACATGGGTTCCGCTGCTTTAGCTGAATTCTTCGCTGATATTGCTTTATGTCCATTAGAAGCTACTAGAATTAGATTAGTTTCTCAACCAAACTTTGCTAACGGTTTAATCGGTGGTTTCTCCAGAATCTTAAAGGAAGAAGGTGTCGGTTCTTTCTACAATGGTTTCACCCCAATTTTATTCAAGCAAATTCCATACAACATCGCTAAGTTCTTGGTTTTCGAAAGAGCTTCTGATGCTATTTTCGGTGCTGTCGGTACTCCAAAGAACCAATTATCCGAAACTAAATTGACTTTAATTAACTTGTCTGCCGGTATTATCGCTGGTTGTGCTGCCGCTTTCGTTTCCCAACCTGCTGACACCTTATTATCCAAGGTTAACAAGACCAAGAAGGCTCCAGGTCAATCTACTATCGGTTTATTAGGTCAATTAGCTAAGCAATTAGGTGTTGTTGGTTCTTTCGCCGGTTTACCAACCAGATTGGTTATGGTCGGTACCTTAACCTCCTTACAATTCACCATCTACGGTCATATTAAGAAGATGTTGGACTGTCCAAAGGCTGTTGAATTATAG
- a CDS encoding DEHA2B12078p (similar to uniprot|P36037 Saccharomyces cerevisiae YKL213C DOA1 WD repeat protein required for ubiquitin-mediated protein degradation), with protein sequence MDKFKLSCTLNGHEQDVRSVVSPFNETIISGSRDGTVRVWQEDEAKGWSTPAITGVLAFNSPDNSFVNSVTYVDNGNEPLVASGGKDCIIYLSDLNPEANVAGSMPEEYVKYQLVGHESNVCSLHHQGQYLISGSWDATSKVWDLESMSVKFNLTGHESSVWDAKVVDASKDIFLTCSADRTIRKWLGDREIWSIPGHGDVIRKLLILPGGKQFASCSNDCTIKIWDLETGRALQTLTGHDSFVYDLGILPNGDIVSSAEDRTVRVWRDGNVIQAITLPCISVWCLGVLPNGDFVVGGSDNKLRIFSRESSRIAPAEELKEFAESVQQSSIAEQSVDDLKKTDIPGYDALSQPGKQEGSTIMVKNPNGTIEAHQWSGGEWVKIGDVVGSAGNSGGKQEFDGKQWDYVFDVDIEDGAPPLKLPYNTNENTYAAAERFLAANELPATYTEDVVRFIMKNTGGVELGQQSSSSDNPYADKHPTPPPAQANTNLSVIPQRQFIFFKDFKSDQLIKGLTKFNEEQEAENKFANEEISQIKSNLSILNSKEALELITIYLPKIFNKWSEKSRLIGYDILRISVPRVTTADLLRSTDAAEIILNAVNSGLKVVNGSNLPLFMMLLKVLNNLVNNTLFIQLYITANDNGSVLYNEFFDELLVRLTKLITSVSKDSAALQNKHFSTTVTTLATFVYNLSVYQLQNTSLKSNPASAKPVLEFATEVGEILVESSSEAAYRLVIGYGNYKFSKATIAPPKWIATAKDLYVTKSNEKRFIDLASDIQKL encoded by the coding sequence ATGGATAAATTCAAGTTGAGTTGTACCTTGAATGGTCATGAACAAGATGTGAGAAGTGTTGTTTCACCTTTTAATGAAACGATTATCTCGGGACTGAGAGATGGTACTGTGAGAGTTTGGCAGGAAGATGAAGCGAAGGGATGGTCTACACCAGCTATTACAGGTGTGTTGGCATTCAATTCACCAGATAATTCGTTTGTTAACAGTGTGACGTACGTTGATAATGGAAATGAGCCATTGGTGGCTTCAGGAGGTAAGGATTgcattatatatttgagTGATCTCAATCCGGAGGCCAATGTGGCAGGATCTATGCCCGAAGAATACGTGAAGTATCAATTGGTAGGCCACGAGAGTAATGTGTGTTCGTTGCACCACCAGGGACAGTATTTGATATCGGGATCATGGGATGCGACGTCGAAAGTCTGGGATCTCGAGTCGATGTCTGtgaaattcaatttgaCGGGCCACGAGTCGTCTGTTTGGGACGCCAAAGTTGTGGATGCATCGAAGGATATATTCTTGACTTGTTCGGCTGACAGAACCATACGTAAATGGCTTGGAGACCGGGAAATTTGGAGCATTCCGGGCCATGGCGATGTTATCAGAAAGTTGCTTATATTGCCAGGAGGAAAGCAATTTGCTTCTTGTTCTAATGATTGTACGATTAAAATTTGGGATTTGGAAACTGGCAGGGCCTTGCAAACGTTGACAGGGCATGATTCGTTTGTCTACGATCTAGGAATATTGCCTAATGGTGATATAGTTTCTTCTGCAGAGGACAGAACTGTCCGTGTTTGGAGAGACGGTAATGTGATACAGGCCATTACCTTGCCATGTATTTCAGTGTGGTGTTTAGGAGTTTTACCAAACGGTGATTTTGTTGTGGGTGGTTcagataataaattaagaaTCTTTTCAAGAGAATCCTCCAGGATAGCACCGgctgaagaattgaaagagtTTGCAGAATCTGTTCAACAATCTAGTATTGCAGAACAATCCGTCGACGACTTGAAAAAAACTGACATTCCTGGATATGATGCATTACTGCAGCCTGGAAAACAAGAGGGTTCTACCATAATGGTCAAAAATCCAAACGGAACCATCGAAGCTCACCAGTGGTCTGGTGGTGAATGGGTTAAAATTGGTGACGTTGTTGGCTCTGCAGGAAATTCAGGAGGGAAACAGGAATTTGATGGTAAGCAATGGGATTACGTATTTGACGTAGATATTGAGGACGGAGCTCCTCCATTAAAATTGCCttataatacaaatgaaaatacaTATGCGGCAGCCGAAAGGTTTTTAGCTGCAAATGAATTGCCCGCTACCTACACGGAAGATGTTGTCCGGTTTATTATGAAGAATACAGGGGGGGTTGAATTAGGCCAACAGTCTAGCTCGAGCGATAATCCATACGCGGACAAACATCCAACACCTCCACCCGCTCAAGCAAATACAAACTTGTCAGTCATTCCTCAAAGacaatttattttcttcaaggATTTTAAAAGCGATCAGTTGATTAAGGGGTTGACGAAATTCAACGAAGAACAGGAAGCAGAGAACAAATTTGCAAACGAAGAAATATCTCAAATTAAGTCTAATTTAAGTATATTGAATTCCAAAGAAgcattagaattaattacaATTTACCTTCCAaagattttcaataaatggTCTGAGAAATCACGTCTTATTGGATATGATATATTGAGAATCAGTGTTCCTCGTGTTACGACTGCTGATTTATTAAGGTCTACTGATGCAGcagaaataattttaaatgcTGTGAACTCTGGATTGAAAGTTGTAAATGGGTCCAATTTACCGCTTTTCATGATGCTTTTGAAAGTTCTCAATAATCTAGTAAACAACACCTTATTCATTCAGCTATACATTACAGCAAATGATAATGGTCTGGTATTATATAACGAATTTTTTGATGAGTTGTTGGTTAGATTGACTAAATTGATTACATCTGTTTCAAAGGATTCCGCAGCTTTACAGAATAAGCATTTCAGCACCACTGTTACTACGTTGGCTACGTTCGTGTACAACTTGTCGGTTTACCAACTTCAGAATACATCGTTGAAATCAAATCCAGCCAGTGCAAAACCAGTGTTAGAGTTTGCCACTGAAGTTGGAGAAATATTAGTGGAATCAAGTTCTGAAGCTGCCTACAGACTAGTCATTGGGTACGGTAATTACAAATTTTCCAAAGCAACCATCGCTCCTCCAAAGTGGATTGCAACTGCCAAGGACCTCTACGTCACTAAAAGCAACGAAAAAAGGTTCATTGACTTAGCTAGCGATATACAAAAGttataa
- a CDS encoding DEHA2B12100p (similar to uniprot|P32368 Saccharomyces cerevisiae YKL212W SAC1 Lipid phosphoinositide phosphatase of the ER and Golgi) — protein MTLFHSLAPDGTHIFQNSRTKNYLYLSGNNGLQVSDNLPSVYSKLNIGSAPSAISCIIGIIKLKINKYVIIADKHTVTGSVLGKEIAHVDSFKILPLSNDSVSKKDSEESSYLDLLHQHLSNATLFYSIDNAYDLTNSLQRQFTSKPVTYDHRFWWNSYLCEELVEATATDFVTPIIYGYFKSHAAEFKGHQSLEFALVTRRSINRAGTRYFRRGIDDDGNVGNYNETEQILTTHDSQLYSFIQTRGSVPVYWSEINNLKYRPNLVVSTKSSAEASQKHFAEQIEKYGENFCVNLVNQKGYELAVKEAYENAVDTLPPNVAEHVKYIYFDFHHECRKMRWDRISLLLERLIQLGYTSDNYFHFDLKSNSILSTQDKVVRTNCMDCLDRTNVVQSTLGRWVLQNQFIKSKYLQTTDAAPWEILDPSFNLFFMSFWADNADAVSFAYSGTGALKTDFTRLGKRTRGGAVADLINSITRYYRNNLKDGTRQDSFDLFLGNYRPFRDSLTSPFIDRRPPYIQLLPYLMCTSLLVLFAILWYPRGSITDWKNVLVVGACIFYNVKSLAYLNKNGYQFVNWPKLNKLDFIKKVDVFDGEGKFTGIRYEEQDNFKTVGKKRT, from the coding sequence ATGACGCTCTTTCATTCTTTAGCTCCTGATGGAACGcatatttttcagaatAGTAGAACCAAAAATTACCTTTATTTAAGTGGAAATAATGGTTTACAGGTGTCGGATAATTTACCAAGTGTTTATTCTAAACTAAACATTGGCAGTGCTCCTTCGGCTATTTCATGTATTATCGGTATTATTAAGTTGAAGATCAACAaatatgttattattgCAGACAAACATACGGTTACAGGGTCTGTTTTGGGTAAGGAGATTGCACATGTCGATTCGTTTAAAATTCTTCCATTGAGTAATGATTCGGTTTCGAAAAAGGATTCAGAAGAATCAAGCTATCTTGACTTGTTACACCAGCACTTGTCGAATGCCACGTTGTTTTATTCTATTGATAATGCGTACGATTTGACAAATTCGTTGCAGAGACAATTCACGTCGAAGCCCGTAACTTATGATCATAGATTCTGGTGGAACTCGTACTTGTGTGAAGAACTTGTAGAAGCAACAGCCACCGACTTCGTGACGCCGATCATATACGGATATTTCAAGTCGCATGCAGCAGAGTTTAAGGGCCACCAGTCGTTAGAGTTTGCATTGGTAACCCGTCGTTCAATCAATAGGGCAGGTACTAGATATTTCCGTCGTGGTATAGATGACGATGGGAACGTGGGTAATTACAATGAAACAGAACAAATCTTAACTACGCACGATAGCCAGTTATACTCGTTCATTCAGACCAGAGGTTCTGTTCCGGTTTATTGGAGTGAGATCAATAACTTGAAATATAGACCAAACTTGGTGGTTTCTACAAAGTCTTCGGCCGAGGCATCGCAGAAACACTTTGCGgagcaaattgaaaagtACGGTGAAAACTTCTGTGTTAATCTCGTTAATCAGAAGGGCTATGAATTGGCGGTTAAGGAAGCGTATGAGAATGCAGTTGATACTTTACCACCAAATGTGGCTGAGCAtgtcaaatatatctattttgatttcCATCACGAATGCCGTAAGATGAGATGGGACAGAATCAGTCTTTTATTGGAGCGCTTGATTCAGTTGGGATATACCAGTGATAACTACTTCCATTTTGATTTAAAGTCGAACTCGATTTTATCAACCCAGGACAAGGTTGTCAGAACTAACTGTATGGACTGTTTGGATCGTACCAATGTAGTCCAGTCTACGCTCGGACGTTGGgttttgcaaaatcaatttatcaagTCTAAGTACTTACAAACAACGGATGCAGCCCCATGGGAAATATTAGACCCAAGCTTCAACTTGTTTTTCATGAGTTTCTGGGCAGATAATGCCGATGCCGTTTCGTTTGCTTACTCGGGTACTGGTGCTTTGAAGACTGACTTCACCCGTCTCGGTAAAAGAACGCGTGGAGGTGCTGTGGCCGATTTAATCAACTCAATAACCCGTTATTATAGAAATAACTTGAAGGACGGTACTCGTCAAGATTCATTCGATTTATTCTTGGGTAATTACAGACCTTTCCGCGATTCCCTCACCTCTCCTTTTATTGACAGAAGACCCCCATACATCCAATTGTTGCCGTACTTGATGTGCACTTCCTTGTTGGTTCTCTTCGCCATTTTATGGTATCCAAGGGGCTCTATCACTGATTGGAAGAATGTGTTGGTTGTGGGTGCTTGTATTTTCTACAACGTAAAAAGTTTGGCATATCTCAATAAAAATGGATACCAATTTGTCAACTGGCCTaagttaaataaattggatttcattaaaaaGGTTGATGTATTTGATGGTGAAGGTAAATTTACTGGTATTAGATATGAAGAACAAGATAACTTCAAGACTGTGGGAAAGAAGAGGACTTGA
- a CDS encoding DEHA2B12210p (weakly similar to CA1514|IPF7539 Candida albicans IPF7539) encodes MRLSTAILAIFMLVLEVNCLSVKRFFAPSSPMFSLIAHHKGEEFQYNLVKFNGSDIVLGGDEQAFFGRIKANNGYTLNLPLANGTNTTYPSNRTVYVDKNYKLTTTSFQNQSSEHFGLNNSLLTYQNSSKFLACPNPIEKGQYEIYANTKVKNITCPSNSTGFEVDLLVQLQLDAGINYNPSTNKASLFGKKK; translated from the coding sequence ATGAGATTATCTACAGCCATTTTAGCCATATTTATGTTGGTTCTTGAAGTCAACTGTCTCTCAGTTAAGAGATTTTTCGCTCCATCGTCTCCGATGTTCTCGTTGATTGCTCATCACAAAGGTGAAGAATTCCAGTACAATTTGGTCAAATTTAACGGAAGTGATATCGTCTTAGGAGGTGATGAACAAGCATTCTTTGGAAGAATCAAGGCCAACAATGGGTACACCTTGAACTTGCCATTGGCCAACGGTACTAATACTACTTATCCATCCAACAGAACTGTTTATGTGGACAAGAACTACAAACTAACTACCACCTCATTCCAAAACCAGTCAAGTGAACACTTTGGCCTTAACAACTCTTTATTGACCTACCAAAATTCGTCCAAGTTCTTGGCTTGCCCAAATCCAATCGAAAAAGGTCAATATGAGATTTATGCAAACACTAAGGTTAAGAATATCACCTGTCCATCTAATTCGACTGGTTTCGAAGTAGACTTGTTAGTTCAACTTCAACTTGATGCTGGAATCAATTATAACCCATCGACTAACAAAGCTTCGCTTTTTGGTAAGAAGAAATAA
- a CDS encoding DEHA2B12122p (weakly similar to uniprot|Q12159 Saccharomyces cerevisiae YDR381W YRA1 Nuclear protein that binds to RNA and to Mex67p required for export of poly(A) mRNA from the nucleus) has protein sequence MSNPILEKSLDEIIGEKKPAKKFPNGPKRGNSRINKPHQRPKGPHGRNDRPRPSSSVPREVTAISKSKPILRVKNIHPDLNGEDLSNLFDGVAPVEFVKFDPRKDDVAYVCFQYDHNKNNSIAISKFDGRKAMGENLVVESATSLADRIVAPRGNPRGPRNAAPGGPGGKPQNPLKRKQKPQKKSVDTLDEELSAYMSGKSEGELKRESKVNKLDDEMDSYWSNKNENDSNAAKENSNANVNQPDDTADEMKLD, from the exons ATGTCTAATCctatattggaaaaatcGTTAGATGAAATCATTGGCGAAAAAAAGCCAgcaaaaaaatttccaaatgGGCCAAAAAGAGGTAACTCTAGAATCAATAAACCA CATCAAAGACCAAAAGGTCCACACGGAAGAAATGATAGGCCAAGACCTTCGAGTTCGGTTCCAAGAGAAGTTACAGCTATTTCTAAGTCAAAGCCTATTCTTAGAGTCAAGAATATTCACCCAGATTTGAATGGGGAAGATTTATCCAACTTATTCGATGGTGTCGCTCCGGTCgaatttgttaaatttgATCCTAGAAAGGATGATGTTGCATATGTCTGTTTCCAATACGAtcataataaaaataacTCCATAGCCATCTCGAAATTCGATGGAAGAAAAGCTATGGGTGAGAATTTGGTCGTAGAAAGTGCCACGTCGTTAGCAGACCGTATAGTCGCTCCTAGGGGAAATCCAAGAGGCCCAAGAAATGCTGCTCCTGGAGGGCCTGGAGGGAAACCACAGAATCCATTGAAGAGAAAACAAAAGCCCCAAAAGAAGTCGGTTGATACATTGGATGAAGAGCTTTCAGCTTACATGTCTGGTAAGAGTGAAGGGGAATTGAAAAGAGAATCGAAAGTAAACAAGCTTGACGACGAAATGGATAGTTATTGGAGCAacaagaatgaaaatgattctaATGCAGCAAAGGAGAATTCTAATGCAAACGTTAATCAACCTGATGATACAGCAGACGAAATGAAATTGGATTAA
- a CDS encoding DEHA2B12166p (similar to CA1208|IPF17195 Candida albicans IPF17195), which yields MQPLIQKDLLTWCDDLHQVKGNISQLQATLNQILTKAPSLDQYRELSTYLDNPNKGDASSIIDKTRNFLSSSQLKVAVRMKFLYDQGLLPFLLALSQINFKSVKSDKFVGYLLDYTPPRDIGSNLAKVLKQRVNSGKQVNIESFPPVLPPISNESLLNKILTDKSFRQPADFLESNDANDFNRSHNAKLGLRGKRLLEFALIEILDEKLPDIHEDDLYYLQFKLVSTSILTKLAFGYNLADNYKFHFSKEMNLDDKLAKLSNIFLAYIGGLALDGYSFAEIKLWIAKLYEPIIQDFNENNDTLKPLNKLALIELSFLFKQVTNMYYIPQQQTTLQFDTLETDPYVVKLSINGQTLGIGTSSIGVEEAKVRAASDAFSNKQKIDDIIRIMITSYEESQKSKQNTPGPMSTNSSNDDDDDEDYSKHNNDNDSLTEEPYSPKIDSEEEYEPSIEGNAAINQVSAPSQSQDKQPAAYTNDKIHPHPYSTFPVPHQTPQPYGAPPPPPHQAQFQHHQHPPHLPNLPSLPPYPAAALDAKYPLDNNAKNTLYAVLGSNHLTPVYRFSKVGNDFQVSILVNDIVIGTSVDSNKKAASQRAAMNALSNKSLLNQLGVHI from the coding sequence ATGCAGCCattgattcaaaaagaTCTTTTAACTTGGTGTGATGATTTACATCAAGTTAAAGGGAATATTTCTCAATTGCAAGCCACTCTTAATCAAATCTTAACGAAAGCACCAAGTTTGGACCAATATAGAGAATTATCAACGTATTTAGATAATCCAAACAAGGGTGATGCGTCAAGTATTATCGACAAGACCAGGAATTTCTTAAGCTCTTCACAATTAAAAGTAGCGGTTagaatgaaatttttgtaTGATCAGGGATTATTGCCGTTTCTATTGGCGTTATCCCAgataaatttcaaatctgTGAAATCGGATAAGTTTGTGGGCTACTTGTTGGATTACACGCCGCCGCGAGATATTGGGAGCAATTTGGCGAAGGTATTGAAGCAGAGGGTGAATTCGGGCAAGCAGGTGAATATTGAGTCGTTTCCGCCGGTGTTGCCCCCAATATCGAATGAGAGCTTGTTGAATAAGATTCTCACGGATAAGTCGTTCAGACAGCCGGCAGATTTTTTGGAGCTGAACGACGCTAACGACTTCAACCGGTCGCACAATGCCAAGTTAGGGTTGAGAGGGAAGAGGTTGTTAGAATTTGCATTAATCGAGATATTGGACGAGAAGCTTCCCGATATTCACGAGGACGATTTGTACTACTTGCAGTTCAAATTGGTGTCGACGTCCATTCTCACTAAACTAGCATTCGGATATAATTTGGCGGATAACTACAAGTTCCACTTTTCGAAGGAAATGAATCTAGATGATAAATTGGCAAAATTAAGTAACATATTCTTGGCGTACATTGGAGGATTGGCCTTGGATGGGTATTCTTTTGCAGAAATCAAGTTATGGATTGCGAAATTGTATGAGCCCATAATACAAGATTTCAATGAGAATAACGACACGTTGAAGCCATTAAACAAATTAGCATTGATCGAATTGAGCTTCCTATTCAAACAGGTAACAAACATGTACTACATACCACAGCAACAAACGACTCTCCAGTTCGATACGTTGGAAACAGACCCGTACGTAGTGAAATTGTCTATAAACGGCCAGACGTTGGGTATTGGTACCAGCAGCATAGGTGTCGAGGAGGCCAAAGTCAGGGCTGCGTCGGATGCCTTTTCCAATAAGCAGAAAATCGACGATATAATAAGGATCATGATCACGTCGTACGAAGAGCTGCAGAAGTCCAAACAGAACACTCCGGGACCTATGTCTACAAACAGCAGCAAcgacgatgacgatgacgaagaCTACAGCAAACACAACAATGACAACGACTCGTTGACCGAAGAACCCTACTCGCCGAAAATCGACtccgaagaagaatacGAGCCGTCGATAGAAGGAAATGCGGCAATCAACCAAGTGAGTGCCCCAAGCCAGAGCCAAGACAAACAGCCCGCGGCCTACACCAATGACAAAATCCATCCGCACCCCTACAGCACCTTCCCGGTTCCTCACCAAACACCCCAACCATACGGAGCACCTCCTCCACCTCCACACCAAGCCCAGTTCCAGCATCACCAACATCCTCCTCATCTCCCAAACCTCCCGTCGCTTCCTCCATATCCCGCAGCCGCACTAGATGCAAAATACCCCCTCGACAACAACGCCAAAAACACATTGTATGCCGTGCTAGGGTCCAACCACCTCACCCCGGTCTACAGATTCAGCAAAGTTGGCAATGACTTCCAGGTCTCCATCTTGGTCAACGACATAGTCATTGGCACCAGCGTCGACTCCAACAAAAAGGCTGCAAGTCAACGGGCTGCAATGAACGCCCTTTCCAACAAATCCTTACTTAATCAATTAGGTGTGCATATTTAG
- a CDS encoding DEHA2B12144p (similar to uniprot|P53389 Saccharomyces cerevisiae YNR055C HOL1 Putative ion transporter similar to the major facilitator superfamily of transporters) produces the protein MNSTITAKFYDEEFVPGTTNIFSSADDSSFDSSSSGRPVKKNKKGVILLPQPSDSPNDPLNWSSPRKMWHFFILSFITGLTAAVSNDAGAAQDSLNEMYGISYDSMNTGAGVLFLFIGWSCIFFAPASSLYGRRITYLICLLAGCLGSVWFALSRRTSDTIWSQAFVGMSEACAEAQVQQSLSDIFFQHQLGSVLTVYILATSVGSFLAPLIAHLISQSLTFRWVGWWGAIICGATLIVLYFGCEETVFDRSKYFPIYQSSRSVDHHIEENDKHEKNDEKEAEKGHHNDEPLQVSPDETKGVFAPIEHESQASKESLLPYRKRIALITPSPYLEGFGFKQYLRRFVIYFKVFTLPAVWLSGLLWGLQDAYMTFFLTTQDTFFYDDPWNYTETGVAVMNVATLIGAVIGCYMSGVLSDKHVLWMAKRNDGVSEPEFRLWLLFITLLISPAGLIMFGVGADKVWPREAIYVGLGFIGFGWGSIGDTAMSYLMDSYPDIVIQGMVGVSIINNTLACVFTFVCSYWLDGSGTANTYIVLAVIDFVSIAFIIPALYWGKSWRRRTKRIYISLVELTQGMG, from the coding sequence atgaattctaCAATTACTGCAAAATTTTACGATGAGGAATTCGTTCCGGGGACTACAAACATTTTTAGTTCAGCCGACGACTCGTCTTTCGACTCGTCGTCGAGCGGCAGACcggtgaagaagaataagaaGGGGGTGATTTTGTTGCCGCAGCCATCAGACTCTCCCAACGACCCGTTGAACTGGTCGAGTCCGCGGAAAATGTGGCATTTCTTTATCCTTTCGTTCATCACTGGGCTCACGGCAGCGGTTTCCAATGATGCTGGGGCAGCGCAAGACTCATTGAACGAGATGTATGGGATTTCGTACGATTCGATGAACACGGGGGCCGGTGTATTATTCCTTTTCATTGGATGGTCGTGCATTTTCTTTGCTCCTGCTTCGTCCTTATACGGGAGACGTATCACGTACTTGATATGTCTTCTTGCGGGTTGCTTGGGGTCTGTGTGGTTTGCGTTATCGAGGAGGACTTCGGACACCATCTGGTCGCAGGCATTTGTGGGTATGTCCGAAGCATGCGCAGAGGCCCAAGTCCAACAGTCATTATCTGACATTTTCTTTCAGCATCAATTGGGGTCTGTTTTGACGGTGTATATTTTGGCCACTTCGGTAGGTTCATTCTTGGCTCCTTTGATCGCTCATTTGATTTCACAATCGCTCACATTCAGATGGGTTGGCTGGTGGGGTGCCATAATTTGTGGTGCTACATTAATCGTCTTATATTTCGGTTGTGAGGAAACGGTGTTTGACAGATCGAAGTATTTCCCCATTTACCAATCGTCTCGTTCGGTCGACCATCATATTGAGGAGAACGATAAACACGAAAAGAATGATGAAAAGGAAGCTGAAAAGGGACATCATAACGACGAGCCATTGCAGGTTAGTCCAGATGAAACCAAAGGAGTTTTCGCACCTATTGAACACGAATCACAAGCTTCAAAAGAACTGTTATTACCATATCGTAAGAGAATCGCATTAATTACACCATCTCCTTATTTGGAAGGCTTTGGGTTTAAACAATATTTACGAAGATttgttatttatttcaaggTATTTACTCTTCCAGCTGTTTGGCTTTCAGGATTATTGTGGGGGTTACAAGATGCGTACATGACATTTTTCTTGACGACTCAAGATACTTTCTTTTATGACGATCCATGGAATTACACTGAGACTGGTGTAGCTGTTATGAATGTCGCAACTTTGATTGGGGCTGTTATCGGTTGTTATATGTCTGGTGTTCTTTCAGATAAACACGTTTTATGGATGGCCAAGCGTAATGATGGTGTATCAGAACCGGAATTCAGATTATGgttattattcattacCTTGTTGATTTCTCCTGCCGGCTTAATTATGTTTGGGGTCGGGGCCGACAAAGTGTGGCCTCGTGAAGCTATATACGTCGGTTTAGGTTTTATCGGTTTCGGTTGGGGTTCGATTGGTGATACCGCTATGTCATATTTGATGGATTCATATCCTGATATTGTTATTCAAGGTATGGTTGGGGTttcaattatcaacaatacTTTAGCCTGTGTTTTCACATTTGTTTGCTCGTATTGGTTAGATGGTTCAGGTACCGCAAACACATATATTGTATTGGCCGTCATCGATTTTGTTTCTATTGCCTTCATCATTCCAGCATTATATTGGGGCAAGTCgtggagaagaagaacaaagaGAATTTATATCTCTTTGGTTGAATTAACCCAAGGTATGGGTTAG